The Camelina sativa cultivar DH55 chromosome 16, Cs, whole genome shotgun sequence sequence ATGAACATGATGAGGCATCCCTAAAAGGGAATTCACATTGGGAATccaattttattacataatagtCCACACACATGAATGCGTAACCAATAAGCTCGGTTTTTCCATGTTGCTCTCCTTAAGATAAACTAGTTTATTTACTgcttttgttaattgttataggcatttatttactgtttttaaaattgttatagGCAAGtattagaagacaaaaaaatagaaaactcgATCCGATAAAGCCTCCTAGAACCGCCAAATTCTAAGTTCTGGTTGTCTCGAATGCTAAATTTAGAGGCTTATTCTATCTTACATTTTTAAGAAAacttatacattttattttcagtttacttacatttttttaaaaaaaaagagaaaattggcTTAGTTATCTATTCAGAGTTATAAAatgcacataatttttttttctactaaaaaatcaacatcatttatataaaagaaaatatacgCAAATATTCACCAAATAAGAACTTCCGAATAAGAACTTTCATGTGGTCGTAAAtttaccctttttcaaaaaaaaaaaatatatatatatatatatttacccactttgtgaatcaacaaaaatttaCTTGCTCCTATTGGATAACTAACATTTTTGTATCGTTTTTAATTTATCCTCGCATATAACTATCATCGAGTTTTCTATCCAAAATTCAAATTGATGAGTTTTTTAGAAACACACGTAATTGTCATATAGAGATACTGTGAaactttaataaattaataatgtcggaaccataaaattctattaatttatagaagtttttaattttttgataaattaattattattaatttataaagaaattttccaaatttagtaaaaaaagtttaaaaataaaatttaatctttagaattaatatttttataaaaccagttaaaatgaaaatagcaattatcatgttttgaacataatattcaaagattttaatatagtaaaaatattaaaaataaacttaaataaaaattaatgtgtatatatatatatatatatttagatacttttatataattattaatttatattattgatgggactatatatttataaaaaaatttcaaaaaaaatattattttattatattatcgaattatgTCCAAAATTATACTAATCCTAATTTAAGattgaataaatttattaatttatagaaattattaatttaatgaatattaatttatagaggttttaatgtATATTGTTTCGTTTCGAAGACGATTTCACATCTAAACTATCTTTGTACTCGTCCGAATAGTCCTACATGGTGAACATGGTTTCCTTATCAAGCAACACATACCAACCATGCATGACTACCACGTCACCATAACCACCACGACGTGTTACATCAAGAACTAGAAATATTTTACCCGCAGTCTTAACTCTTATCAATTTCCAATATACATATCTAAGTATCAACCATTATCAAAAACAGCCATGGCTAACGACGTGACCAAAGATCCCTCACCCAAATCTGGTAAACTTaagtcaaaatatatatatatatatatatataatttcttaacCAACTAACTAAATTTGCTTTTTATTCTTACtttaactctgttttgttcCTTGCTATATGTTTCATAAATTACATCGAAGATATTGTGGAGGATATTTACTTATGGAGGAGGAAGAAATTAGCCTTCTCTATACTCACAGTCTCAACATCGACATGGATTTTACTCAACTTTTATGGTTTCAATTCCATAACCATTGTTTCTTGGATCGGTATCGCTGTTGTCTCTATGGTTTTCCTCTGGGGGAGTTTACTTCGCCTTCTTAGCAAGTAATTAATATTCCATCTCAAAACTATTTGAAATgccaaaaattttatattacaaataatttcTGATTCAGATAGGTTCGAGTGACATGCACAGTTGTTTATGTCAAACATACGGTCCATGTTTTAACGGATTACGTTTTAAAAAtggtcttatatatatatatattttagttgctcatgtatgttttattaatttttggacAGGGTCGAACCGGAGTTGTCAGGGTTAGAAGTGTCGGAGGAGTTTGTAACAGAGACAGTGAGGTCTTGTCGGGTGTTAATGGAAGAAATTGTGAGATGGATGTTCCGAGTCGGTGCTGAGAGTGAATGGTTTGTTTTCGCGAGAACCGTTTTAGGTTTTTGGATCTTGTCAAGAATTGGAAAGCTTCTCGATTTCCATACTTGTCTCTTCATCGGTACGTAATTAACTACGTTGGTCGTGCACCACACAACGGATTTAGTAATACTGATTATTCAACTATAAGTTCCTTAGCCTAATCATTAATCATCTGGTGTGCTATTGACATCGTAGTGATAATTTTCTCAAAATGGtcccaattttatttttttgttcttcaaaataGTAATATCATTAAATGTTAGTGTGATCAAGTTTGTTCTCTGGCATTTACAGGATTGGTGATGGGCTTGACAGTTCCAAAGTTGTGGGAGAAGTATGGAGTTCAAATTCAGAAGCAATTGGGTGATGTTAAAGAGAGATCAAAAGGAGTGTACGGTACAACTCATGAGAAGATTTTAATGATGAAGAACAAGTTAGAGCATAGTACATATGATGAAGTGAAAAAATCAGAGTAGATGTTttgtatctgttttttttttaatgtaaaatagTGTAAAACATAGACgcataaacaaaatttaatatagtaGATTCTACTATTTTCACCGCAAAAACAAATGAGACAGAGAAAATTGCAATAAGATTTTGGCGTATATTTTTATACTTGTAATAGAAACCTGATAAAGTTTTAAGATCTTAAACTAAATTAGGTAATAATTTAGAGCAACGTATCATTTCTTTGAAATATCTTAATATGTTTTGTCTGGCCAAATAACGAGAGCAAACTTTTGAGGGAATAAAAAAAGACCAGAAGCCACTCtgtatcagagccaggtttcGATCCTGCGACCTGTGGGTTATGGGCCCACCACGCTTCCGCTGCGCCACTCTGATTTGTTATGATAAGAGCTAccaattacatatttattaacACTATTAGTCTTGGATTCACCTCGGTGATTAGTTTCAAGCAAAACATCATTAGAGTGTTAAAGTATCAGCTTAAGCCTCTGTGTATCTTCGGAAGTTATACAGAATCCATATTCCGCAAGACGGCAACAGTCCCCAAATATTCTAAACCCTAGCAAAAATCTGAGGCGTCCTCAGATTAAATTCGCTATCGGTATAAAGAAGTGTGATGCATATTGACAATGCTGAATTTTATAGATGCAAAATATAGTGAGAATGAATAATACTAATACGgtagattaaaaaagaaattagatattcaagagTTAGTACTAAACTACTAACCAATAAATGAAAAAAGTGTAATTGTTTCGTTTATTGCAATTGCCTCTTAAAAACTAGCTTCCTTGTTCTCAGATTTCCTCCATTTAACCGGTGGTTCAAGCTctccctcctcctcttcttcatggAGATTCTCTTGTCCCATTGGTTGCATCAGAAACTGTCCTTCCTCTGTTTGCTCTTGACCTTCTTGTAATGGAGGCTGAAGCATGAGTTGTGTCTGAAGTTGATCATGGTTGATATGACCATGGTCTGCCTCTTGACCCATCTGATAAGGATCACCAAAGCTTCCTAAAGCAAGAGATGGTCCAGACAACGACCCACCAGCACCGTGATCATTCACATCCATTTGGTTATAACCCGTGGCTGTAACCGACCCATTGTTGCCAATTCCGTAACCATTGAACATCCCTTGTTGGTCTCCTCTCTCCATCATCATTGCAGCCATTCTCTGTGCATCAGATGCCATGAATTGCAACTGCTCATCTTGCGGTTGATGTTGCTGAGACAAGTTTGGTTCACGTATCATCAAGGGTTCTCCTTGAGGGATCACTCCAAGTGGCATTCCTTCCATAGACATCATGAAATTGGGTGGAGGATTGTTACCTAGAGGAGGAAGGTAAGGCGGCGGAATCACAGCATCAGGTCCCATGTAACCAGAAAGCTCTTCTTTAGCAGTGACAAGATCCTGTTGGACTTTCTTGAGGTATTGTTGTAAGAAGGATATGAGTCCAACGCATCCGTAGATTGGGTCACGTATACGCGCCTCGGCTTCATAGAAGAGAGAATTAACAGTTTCTTCACGTTGGTCAGGGTGGAGATCGTTAAGGATCTTTGTTACATTGCTTGCTCCAAAGACTCGGTGAACACATATAAACTTTTGAGGATTAGTTGGTGGAAAATACGGCGCAAACACACATTCTTGAGTGCATTTGCGCCTCAAGAGCTTGCATGCCGCACAAGGTGTTGAAGCCATTCCCTCTCAAGAAACAATAACtctatcaaaaatttaaaaaagaaaaaaaaaaaaataacggaATTAAGACATTAGAAACAAGGCAAATGAAATATGTAATGTAAGACATGACTATCCTTGAAGCACAAGAAACACAACCACATACGTTTTAGCTTAAAAATACAAGGAACCAAGAAATACATGGAACCCAGAACAAATAAGAGCATTTGGATCATCCTTTAAACATATCACATCAACTCTcacaacaataaaaacaaaacataactatgaacatttaattatttttgattacatCAGTTTTCAGCCAAAATCAATCTCATtataggacaaaaaaaaaatctgaaatccaCATAAAATggattaaatcaaaataaaattaagaaatcgtACCCGATCGTTGGAGAACTCCGTTCCTGTTCTCATATGACCTTCAATGAGGTACCTGAAATATtcataacaattttaaaatttcccaaaaaaaaaaaaaacaaagatgaccTAAAATAATTACTGGATTTTTGAAAGAGTGAGAGAGGAAATGAAGGAGAAAGGAAAAGACAGAGATATTCCCAGTACAGTGCCTGAGGAGTCGTGAAGATTGATTACAAAACTAAGGAACAAATGACGGAGAGATGTTTCTGAGAAAATTTTAAGGAGACAACAAAAGTTGAGATTTAGAAACCTTAGATTATATATCACAacaacgagagagaagagagagagatgagagacaTCGTGTGTTTAAATCGAATATCTTAACCGCTcatgcaatattttttttattgttttttgtaattGATAGAGAATTTGAAATGTGTCAATTGATAATTAGTTAGTAGATGACTAATTCAATTTTGCTgaggaaaataaaatcaaatatagttACATTGGTAGgaaaaataagttatttttagatattggttatatatttttaactgaAATTTACTAGGTCTTGATAAACTTAACTTGCACTTTTCAgaatctaaaaaaagaaaaaagaaaaatattatagcaTATCCTTAAGTATTTTatatcaacttttaaaaaattttaatacataatGTGAAATTAGCATTTAACATTTCTGAAGTTTGTATACATTGAGCGTTCATTTTTAACTTCATTGTAATTATAATGAACGTTTTAAGTTATAATAACAAAGGTATATTGTCTTTAAAGATTTCATTGATTTGAACTAGATTTTTAGTTGATAATAACAATTTCAAATTATGTCTTGAATTTAACTTGAATGGCtgacaaaaaactaaaatcagtTGAACACttattaactatattattatttagtattttactttatttttcaaataaatagaGGGGAATTATCTTGTTCTTTTAGTTTATCCCAAAAGAATAGGACTGGAAGTGTAtgatattaagaagaaaaaaaatgaaaaaaagaaagataagtGAACGTTTAGTTATTGGCTCTAAATACTTCATAAcgtttgattttaaagtctctAATAAATACTTCACGGATTTGAACTTGATACGATGTAATCAGTGAACAAGTaactaataataaattaataacgtAAGTAGGTAGATTAGGTCGTTCAAATCAATGtacctactactactacaaatgagtattttgatttgaaCTTTGTACAGTGAATGTTTGACTGATAATGAGAGAGGACTTGAGTTTAAGCTTGAGCTTATCAAAAATCTCAACTTAGTCTAGTGATAATACAATATTATACTCAACCTATtcttttaaattagaaaaaaaaatctacaaattgAGTAAAATTTTCACTAGCTAGTATATTACATTAACTActcataaaaataaagagaaaatagcattgaattttatgaaagtaaaaagaaaaaaacaaaaaaagaaaaagaatagaaaatcaTTTAAACGTAGGTTTTACttaacttctttctttttaagtgGAATTTTCACTATCAATATGCCTCTCCGTTGTTCTTTCCTTAAAACAATATAGAACACAAAAAGCTAACGTATCATTAATCATATGCGAGAGATGGAGTTCAGAGACTACCATGATCATCATAgtgatattgttttattaataaccTTTTCATGAATTGGCCCTTGAGTACTGTACAATGACATATTTGAGTACTCCGCGCATTCTCTCGataaacctcttcttctttctttttaataaaaaaaaaaggaagaataaaATTCTGTAAACATGGGTTTTAAGCCTTTGTTATGTATTTCGTTATCAATATGCCTCTCcattttgctttcttttccaatgtattgtccaaaaaaatatactccCTCTCGTTTTCTTAGTTGTCGTACTAgagtaaaaattttgttttccaataatTGTCATTTTAAGTTTCCAATGCATATGTTTagtaaaaatactaattttatccccaactattttaatgttttaatcaataaaaaaattagaaaatatattagaaaaaggTATAATAGAACAttgatatattttcttaatttgtatgcAAAGCTCTATAtcgacaagtaaaaaaaaccggagtagaacacaaaaaaaaaaaacatgcaagtCTCAGTAGTAAAAAACTATGTGTGACAAGCAACAACCAACGGGTCCTTTTCTTTGATCCTCTATCTGTGACTCGATTCTTGAGTACTCTACAATAACATATGCTCAAGTACTCCGCTCATTTCCTTTTAAGTTTCAGGAGAGCTtctcgactttttttttttttcttttttttttcaaataactaaaaaattccGAACTCCCATACCACTCTTCAAAACAGGGATTATAACATATTATATGATCTCTTTTCAAATGTAACTTGAACCAGCGACTTCTAAATTTTGTCTAAGAGTCTTTATTAATTGAGCTAATAGAATTTGATCTCCTGGTTACATTTATCTTCATGTTTTCGTTTATATACAcgaaaatgaaattttaaaatgacgAACACTCTCAAACTTAAACACATTATGCTCTTGCTGCAATTTGGTGCTGCCCACATTTAACATCACCAAGTTTACTTAATTCTTAAACAACCGaggtaaaataaacaaaatgttaATCATGGATTTTAACATAGTTTAATTACCACCTAATACTATTCAACctttgattttaaattatgaattattaaaACTATGtccaaagaaaaggaaaaaaaatcagggCATGAAAATTTGTGTTATTGAACATGAATTACATCTTATATGTAAAATTCttaagttttgtgttattcaatcaagattttaattCTTATATACCTCATGAAAATCTAGTGCTTGAAGTAAGTTTTAATAGTGTCGTGATAAATTATTGGAAACAAAATCCACAATATAGTATACCAAAATGATATTTCCTCTGTTCCAATATATAAGATTTAGCTAAAAGAACAAGGTTTAACCGTTTAAGAAATCATAAATGATTTgctatttttacataaaatatataattaaatatttattcaaaatatttagtcaatagaaaaaaagactAGAGAATACAAATGGTCATAACAtactaaataaacataaatgatGCAgaaaaatctggaaaaaaaacaaattttatagaatgggacaaaaacaaaaaaaaacactaattttttttataatttggaaCAGAGGAAGTATATCAAAATTCCacattttaataaacattttgaaattaataagtATATCAAAATTCCacattttaataaacattttgaaattaaaataaaataattatatttatcgACCGTAGACTGCCCATCAAGATCAGAAAGCAATTGAAACGTTTAAtagctatgtatattttataatatgagCCACACAATTTAGTTACTTTCGatggaaataaaaatgaaaacggAAACAAAATAGACCACATACTTTCTATCTTTTTCAAAACCtgattaacccaaaaaaaattagacaaatctttctttaatttCCAACACAAAAAGTACATTAGAATCTTTCAATCCTACGATTTCTGACCTTCTGGTCCTAAAATCCCATTGACCACTGACGTGGCAACAAGAACTCCGACTAACTCAGCGGCCACGACCGCTCCAGCCTGTGTCAATCCATTAAAACTAACCGCCGTCACGATTTCCTTCTCCGCCGTCTCTACACCTCTCTCCGCAGCTGCTAATCCTTTCTCCGCCGCATCAACCCCTTTCTCCGCCGTCTCGAAACCTTCTTTAACGATCTCCaccgcttcttcttctgccttcttcagcttctttcttATACCGAAAAACGGAATATCCTCCGCCATTGATGCCGGCTGAAGTCCCGTCACCACCGTCGCTGCcgttaaagaaaataaaatattcctACGAGAGGCGCCGGATAGTGAAAACGTAGGAGGCGCTGGTTTGCTAGGAGGCGCTGCTCGTGGGCTAACATACGCAGTGCGTGCGCAGCGTGCCTGGAGAGCTCCGCAACCACCGCTGAGTAAAGAAAGCGAAACACTcgaaaccattttttttaggTGGACAAAAAAAGACTTCgatgtgatgatgatatatacaacaagataacaaaataattttcattgtcTATTGACGTGACACGTCATCTCCATTCAGATTCTTTGAGAGATGGGtaagtaaataacaaaagaagtaattaaataataagGGAAtccattttatataattattttagccCAAAAATTTCAGCAACTTTGTTATATGATGACTCTCATGAAGCAATTCGTGAGGTGCGACACATTTTAGCCTTGACTAAAGTCAAATTTCTATAACCGGTCATGTAGTTGGCAACTTGGCAATGGTCTTGTACTCTTGTCCATAGATATATGTGGAGGCGCTTCGCAACTTGTTTTTCCGTGGCGAACCATGATTAAGCGTTTTAACGTGATAAGAAGATTATAAATTCCCTTCATAACGAGCCAACAAGTTAGAGATGTACAGATGGTTTCCTTACTTGTAGTAGTCAATTCGACAAGAATCCTAGCTGAGCATTGTGACTCTACATGTTCTTAACGTATTAGCGAGTAACGTTTATGTATGTGAAAACATAtcgtatattttttatttaattttgtatgtgTTTTACTTTCGCTAAACATGAATAAGATGTCaactttataaaaattgaagacgttaaaaaaaaaattgtaactagAAACCGGTAGATATGGTGTTCTTTGGAATGTTCTTCTCAAGACTTGTTCAACTATGGATGGCTACCTAAAAATATATAGGATTAATAATATTAGCTATCCATGACATATACACaaggtttttttatttggattctAAGACGAAGACTTCGGTTTTGGGTCATCTTCTTGTTCTGTCTCTCCTTTTTATAACTTGAGTTCTGCTTTGCTTctgattatattattttggtttcttttattttaaattaaaaatggaaaagatTGAGTTTCAAGTCGCGGCAGAGAAGCTAAGCCACAGCAACGGAGTCCTAGTTATAATTACGTTATTCCTTAGATGGGTCGCGTGCTTCGCAGCTGTGTCAGtcatattttttcatgttttaaactATATGATTTATGTATAACTTACTcttcatcttatatatatatatgtttattactttttatgtGGTTAAAAGTTTCCTAATGATTTTGGATGGAACGAAATGGAAGTACCCAAACAACATGTTGACTTCACTATTAGCTCCTTACCTCTTCGCTAGCCTTCCTCTcgttattttccatttttttaggTAAGCTTTTTGTTCTTGACTCTTAAGTATGTAACAATTGGATTAAGTATTCGATTTGTGTGTTCGCAGGGCGGGATTTGGGAAATGGATCGCACTCTTGACAGTTGTTCTCAGGCTTTTTTTACCAAACCATTTTCCTGGTACGCTTACGGTTTAGTGTTTTCGATtactgttttctattttctcaaCTCCAAAAAATTGGTTTAAGTCTTTATGTGTATTCCTtaacaataagtaaaataaCTTGCAGAATTGCTAGAGATCCCAAGTGCAACGATTCTTTTTATTGTGGCTACACCGAGGGATTTAGTGGATGCATTCAGAGACGACCTGAAATATACGGGAGGTAATGTGAGTCTTTTGACGAGCTTTTACCTTCTAGATAGACACACTAAAGCTTGTGGTGGTTTCAAAAACTCATTCACTCAAAAGGACAAATTGACTTTCACCATATGTCTTTATATTCTCTCTTTCTACCCTTTTTTCTCCGCATTTGCTTCCCTCTTCTACTAAGAACCCAACGATATTGCTGATATTGTGATTGGTGGTCTTATAAGGTGTCGAAGACGGATCTTGTGTCTTGTTTTTAGTCGCCGTGAATAAaagtatcaaaattttgaaatcataTCTTTTAAAGGCTTCAAAGAGTACTGATTAATGTTTAATTAGGGTTTGACTATTAAATTGACTGTATGTATTTACAATTTACAATCGTTTCCAATTTGCAGAAGATAATTTATGGagaattatataaatgttttgtttaaagGTAGGCACAAGATCCTACCAACCCTAAATTATCAATTCGAATGCAAACCgaatttttatacaaaattaccaaatcaaataaaattgattacaatatatttaataataataatatatcttgGAAGAATGCTCTTCCAACATAACAAAAAGCACGACTAGTCTATGATGAATATGCTAgtaatatataacaaagaaaatggACTTTTTGAAATAGTTTCGTGTATCCAAATCATCATAAAAATATGAGATAATTCTAAGGCGTATAACTCAAGGAATGGCTTTTTAGTATGagagaatattctttttattcttgTCGATTAGCTCTTGCGTTGTGTGTCGCTAATTAGTTAtttagtttacaattttttttgaaggacATTAACGAACATTGAAATTCATGTTCTTCAGTATTCAAATTCGCTTATTAGTGTATATTTTCGTAGataccatttttctttttgtctcgGCCACTGGGCCATAGTTATTCGTTTAGGGCTTCAACCTTTTGTAAAAGAGAGATGGAACCAAGTTTTTTATGCCGGTGAAGAAGACCCTAACGGCCATATAGATATACCATAAGGTGCAAAGGCTCTTCGGCTAATTTTGTCATGTTGATATCACGATAACtgtcgttaaaaaaaaaacggtatTTTGACCTTTCACTCGGAGCGAGAACCAAAATTTAGGGCGTCAAAAGATATTTTTCTAACAatgttaaaaaaactaaaaaagcaaactatacaataattttttttttaacaaactatacaccaagatacaaatcaaataaaatcaaattaaataatagaatgttaaatttaaaatccaTTTTTTAAATTACGAAAAGAAAATCATTTCAGTTAGTCAAACAAAGGTAACGACTggtacaatatttttttaactttatcaAAAGAAGTTATATATACTAGCTTTTGGGGGTGAGAGATTAATGTATCGTCCATGAAGCTTCTCACAAAAGCGTGGAGCATGTGTCCCTCCTTTTCTTCTATTTCAGGCAAAACTTTACAACTTAAAAGACAATTCTTTTTACCCAATGCATAAGACAATTTACgcataattaaaaatcatattcacaaacaaatcaataaaGTACGCACACGTATGCACGACAGACACAAGTAtttataaaagagaccaaattATTCTGTAAGAATAAAAACACAGATTACAAGTATATTATCATAGCCAACAAGTCTACTTCCTCTGTCTCATAAAGataagattgatgtttagaagcttttacacattttaagaaaacaataattactgagtttaaatatatttttttcactaaagagatattatttaattttaaaccaataataattcaaaattttaaatatttttaatgattactttcttgaagtttacaaaacatcaattctAGATATTCCAAGGCTACAAAGCCTacaactaaattaattaaacttccAAATCAACAACATGCCTATCTGTTTCTCTTTCGAGTACTGCACGAGAAAACTCAAACTCAGAAGACTTAGTCATGTATTAATAATTTGTTAATCTACTTTTGTAATCCACCTTTCCTTAAGTAATCACCAAACAGTATGTTCTTAATGCGGGATGAATGTTGGAGTATAAATATTCAcgaaaagagttttaaaatacgctaaaaaaataaagataaattagAAGTTCATTATAGGGAACACAAGTCACTTGCGGTTGGCATCAATGTGCTTAGTTGACAATTAACCCATTGACccatcaaatcatcatcattacttAAACTCCATAACAGCTAATCAACCATCAATTCTTAATAACCAcacttcaaaaacaaattataaagaaaaaaacattatctatatttttaatttgatatatacaaagaaaatatatgaaaaatagatGTCACCCGGTAATAAGGGGGACTTGACAAGCTTACTTCCCTGTTCTGCAACAAGTTGTCGAATTCAGAGAGGTAGGACAACGCTTATTGAAGGAGACACGTCGTTGCGTTCGTATTGTAACGTGGCAGATTTAGCCACGCCATATAATCCCAATCGttaggattgttttgttttgtcaccGTCCTCCTTATGAAGaccacaaataaaacttttctcttttgctttttaacATCAACTTCacacatatattattaatgaaCAATCTAAGCTTGAGCATGTAAGCTGCATGTTATACATTCGTAATCAAAATGTGGTACAAAGTTAATAAGTAATGATGAACATATAAGTAGAACTGTGGATGTGACATTTATGTATGTGTGTAGTAGGTCGACTTGAAACCCAAGTTCAAGTTTTACTTCTTCAAATTTGTTCTTCCACCAAATCACACTTATCCAGACGTCATATATCCCAATCACTCTGGATTTTTG is a genomic window containing:
- the LOC104752002 gene encoding cold-regulated 413 plasma membrane protein 3-like, yielding MEKIEFQVAAEKLSHSNGVLVIITLFLRWVACFAAVFLMILDGTKWKYPNNMLTSLLAPYLFASLPLVIFHFFRAGFGKWIALLTVVLRLFLPNHFPELLEIPSATILFIVATPRDLVDAFRDDLKYTGGNVSLLTSFYLLDRHTKACGGFKNSFTQKDKLTFTICLYILSFYPFFSAFASLFY
- the LOC104752001 gene encoding uncharacterized protein LOC104752001; this translates as MVSSVSLSLLSGGCGALQARCARTAYVSPRAAPPSKPAPPTFSLSGASRRNILFSLTAATVVTGLQPASMAEDIPFFGIRKKLKKAEEEAVEIVKEGFETAEKGVDAAEKGLAAAERGVETAEKEIVTAVSFNGLTQAGAVVAAELVGVLVATSVVNGILGPEGQKS
- the LOC104752000 gene encoding LOB domain-containing protein 10-like, which translates into the protein MASTPCAACKLLRRKCTQECVFAPYFPPTNPQKFICVHRVFGASNVTKILNDLHPDQREETVNSLFYEAEARIRDPIYGCVGLISFLQQYLKKVQQDLVTAKEELSGYMGPDAVIPPPYLPPLGNNPPPNFMMSMEGMPLGVIPQGEPLMIREPNLSQQHQPQDEQLQFMASDAQRMAAMMMERGDQQGMFNGYGIGNNGSVTATGYNQMDVNDHGAGGSLSGPSLALGSFGDPYQMGQEADHGHINHDQLQTQLMLQPPLQEGQEQTEEGQFLMQPMGQENLHEEEEEGELEPPVKWRKSENKEASF
- the LOC104751999 gene encoding reticulon-like protein B13; this translates as MANDVTKDPSPKSDIVEDIYLWRRKKLAFSILTVSTSTWILLNFYGFNSITIVSWIGIAVVSMVFLWGSLLRLLSKVEPELSGLEVSEEFVTETVRSCRVLMEEIVRWMFRVGAESEWFVFARTVLGFWILSRIGKLLDFHTCLFIGLVMGLTVPKLWEKYGVQIQKQLGDVKERSKGVYGTTHEKILMMKNKLEHSTYDEVKKSE